Proteins encoded in a region of the Rhodothermus sp. genome:
- a CDS encoding DMT family transporter: MKTRTLRSDLLILLATAIWGFAFVAQRVGMEHMGPFWFNALRFTMGGLVLLPLLRRHDAADVSPAVQFRVGLLAGLILFLGASAQQIGLVYTTAGKAGFITGLYVIFVPLLGVFWRQHTYLEAWLGVGLAAAGMYLLSVAETLAINPGDGLVLISALCWAFHIHLIDRYAHRMPPFRLAFTQFVACALLSGLTALLVETPSLPDAREAWGALLYAGFLSVGVGYTLQVVAQREAHPTHAAILFSLEAVFAALGGWWLLDETLTTRQLFGCSLMLSGMLLSQLRPFTRRTPVFM; encoded by the coding sequence ATGAAAACGCGCACGCTTCGTTCGGATCTGCTGATTCTGCTGGCCACAGCCATCTGGGGTTTTGCTTTTGTGGCGCAGCGTGTGGGGATGGAGCACATGGGACCTTTCTGGTTCAATGCGTTGCGCTTCACTATGGGAGGGCTCGTATTGTTGCCGCTGCTCAGACGGCATGACGCTGCCGATGTGTCCCCTGCCGTGCAGTTTCGGGTGGGATTGCTGGCCGGACTGATCCTGTTTCTGGGTGCTTCGGCGCAGCAGATCGGCCTGGTCTACACTACGGCTGGTAAGGCGGGCTTTATTACCGGACTGTATGTAATTTTTGTACCGCTCCTGGGCGTTTTCTGGCGGCAACACACCTACCTGGAAGCCTGGCTGGGAGTGGGGCTGGCGGCCGCCGGGATGTATTTACTGAGTGTAGCCGAGACGCTCGCGATCAATCCTGGCGATGGGCTGGTGCTGATTAGTGCTCTCTGCTGGGCCTTTCATATTCATCTGATCGATCGCTATGCACATCGCATGCCACCGTTTCGGCTGGCGTTCACGCAGTTTGTGGCCTGTGCGCTGCTGAGTGGCCTGACGGCACTGCTGGTTGAAACACCTTCACTGCCAGATGCCCGCGAGGCCTGGGGGGCCCTGCTGTATGCAGGTTTCCTTTCGGTAGGAGTTGGCTACACGCTGCAGGTGGTGGCGCAACGGGAAGCGCATCCCACCCATGCGGCCATTCTGTTCAGTCTCGAAGCCGTCTTTGCGGCATTGGGGGGCTGGTGGTTGCTTGATGAGACGCTCACGACACGCCAGCTTTTTGGCTGTAGTCTGATGCTGAGTGGCATGCTGCTTTCACAGCTACGTCCTTTTACCCGACGCACACCGGTTTTTATGTAA